Proteins co-encoded in one Galactobacillus timonensis genomic window:
- the ltrA gene encoding group II intron reverse transcriptase/maturase, whose translation MATKLMEEILSEENLDAARKAVKRNRGACGVDGMKVEELDEFIQESGKEICDKIRNRKYRPLPVRRVQIPKPDGSKRDLGIPSVKDRWIQQAVYQVLSPIFEKEFSETSYGFRPGRRCENAIVKALEYMNDGYDWIVDMDLSKFFDNVNQDILMILVHQVIHDPDTESLIRKILQSGVMVEGVFQATDKGTPQGGNLSPLLANIYLNQFDKELESRGLRYTRYADDVIICVHSEAAANRVMKSVVNWLEKHLKVQVNATKTKVCRPNEMKYLGYSFYNKNGWKPKPHLKSIEKLKQKLKEVTSRNKPMSMEERIQKLNPIIRGWVNYFRIADMKSWMENIDGWLRTRIRICIWKQWKTPQRRRWGLRKLGVPEERAYMWSYSRKGYACVASSPIMAHTVTKSILSKKGLLSLADQYASVHITCC comes from the coding sequence ATGGCAACGAAGCTCATGGAGGAAATCCTAAGTGAAGAGAATCTTGATGCGGCCCGGAAAGCGGTCAAGAGAAACAGAGGAGCCTGCGGAGTTGACGGAATGAAGGTGGAGGAACTGGACGAATTTATTCAGGAGTCCGGGAAGGAAATCTGCGACAAAATAAGAAACAGAAAGTACAGACCGCTCCCGGTGCGAAGAGTACAGATACCAAAGCCGGATGGAAGTAAACGGGATCTTGGAATCCCAAGTGTGAAGGATCGCTGGATTCAACAGGCGGTTTATCAGGTGCTGAGCCCGATCTTCGAGAAAGAATTCTCGGAAACAAGCTATGGGTTCAGGCCGGGAAGACGGTGCGAAAACGCAATCGTCAAAGCACTTGAGTACATGAACGATGGTTATGACTGGATCGTTGATATGGACCTTTCCAAGTTTTTCGATAACGTCAATCAGGACATACTGATGATATTGGTGCATCAGGTAATCCACGATCCGGACACAGAATCTCTCATACGGAAAATACTGCAGAGTGGAGTAATGGTGGAGGGAGTCTTTCAGGCGACTGACAAAGGAACACCGCAGGGAGGCAATCTGAGCCCCCTGCTCGCAAACATCTACCTGAATCAGTTCGATAAAGAACTTGAGAGCCGCGGACTGCGATACACAAGGTATGCGGATGATGTCATTATATGCGTGCATAGTGAAGCGGCGGCCAATCGGGTGATGAAGTCGGTTGTCAACTGGCTTGAGAAACACCTGAAGGTGCAGGTGAACGCAACGAAAACAAAGGTATGCCGGCCGAATGAGATGAAATATCTCGGATATAGCTTTTACAACAAGAATGGCTGGAAACCAAAACCGCACCTGAAGTCGATCGAAAAGCTGAAGCAGAAACTGAAAGAAGTAACAAGCAGAAACAAGCCAATGTCGATGGAGGAGCGAATCCAAAAGCTTAATCCGATTATACGCGGATGGGTCAATTACTTCCGGATAGCTGATATGAAGAGCTGGATGGAAAACATTGACGGATGGCTGCGAACGCGAATCAGAATCTGCATCTGGAAACAATGGAAGACGCCACAGAGAAGACGCTGGGGACTAAGAAAGCTGGGAGTGCCGGAAGAGAGGGCATATATGTGGTCATACAGCCGCAAGGGATACGCATGCGTTGCGTCAAGTCCGATCATGGCACACACAGTAACGAAGTCCATATTATCCAAAAAAGGTCTGCTATCACTAGCAGACCAGTATGCGTCTGTGCATATCACATGTTGTTGA
- a CDS encoding MATE family efflux transporter, with the protein MGFVILYLLRSTERFPFVKGMLASLHVPKDLFGRITVKAFPLLLNETLWSLGQTVLSQQYSTLGLNIVAAFNISSTISNVFNIAFISMGNAIAIILGQELGSGKTDEVRDDAARLTVFSISLCVLSGILMFAISPFFPRIYNTADEIRLIAEGLIRISAVCMPIYACANAMYFTLRSGGKTWITFLFDSCFVWIFSIPTAWFLTHHTALTILPVFALVQAVDIIKCVIGGVMVHRGSWVHDLTQYAE; encoded by the coding sequence ATGGGATTTGTGATTCTGTACCTGCTGCGCAGTACGGAGCGTTTCCCCTTCGTCAAGGGAATGCTGGCATCACTTCATGTGCCGAAGGATCTCTTCGGGCGCATTACGGTGAAGGCCTTTCCGCTGCTTTTGAACGAGACGCTCTGGTCGCTTGGCCAAACGGTTCTTTCGCAGCAGTATTCGACGCTGGGACTCAACATTGTGGCGGCTTTTAATATCAGCAGCACCATCAGCAACGTGTTCAATATCGCCTTCATTTCGATGGGCAATGCGATTGCAATCATTCTGGGACAGGAGCTTGGCAGCGGAAAGACGGATGAGGTGCGCGATGATGCGGCCAGGCTGACGGTGTTTTCCATTTCGCTCTGTGTTCTGTCCGGGATACTGATGTTTGCAATATCGCCGTTTTTTCCGAGAATCTACAATACCGCGGATGAGATTCGTCTCATTGCGGAAGGTCTGATCCGCATCTCTGCCGTGTGCATGCCGATCTATGCCTGTGCCAATGCGATGTATTTTACGCTGCGCTCCGGGGGAAAGACCTGGATCACGTTCCTGTTTGATTCGTGCTTTGTCTGGATTTTCTCGATACCGACGGCCTGGTTTCTGACACATCATACGGCGCTGACCATTCTGCCGGTGTTTGCCCTCGTACAGGCGGTGGACATCATCAAGTGCGTGATTGGCGGTGTCATGGTTCATCGCGGCAGCTGGGTTCATGATCTGACGCAGTATGCGGAATAG
- a CDS encoding M18 family aminopeptidase, translating into MDSNDLISFLGSSPDCYHTVQSVKEILDGNGYVELAESEPWQLEDGGRYYVVRNQASIIAFRYHSGFRGFMIAASHSDSPALKIKENPEISADGYTKLNVEKYGGAILSGWLDRPLSVSGRILVKENGRIVSRLVQLDEDLLVIPSLAIHMNRNTNDQQSWNVQQDLLPVLSLKEKTDFLSLIAQRTGTDKENILGHDLFLYVHETGRVIGAEKDMILAPHLDDLQCGFGNLHGFLQAEEDGNHIPVLAIFDNEETGSLSAQGADSTFLKDTLDNISAAAGFSASAERCALAGSFMVSADNAHAVHPNHPEKADPVNRPHINAGIVIKYNANQHYTSDGVSAAVFKELCRRADVPYQTFTNRSDMAGGSTLGNLSNRHVSLHTVDIGLAQLAMHSCMETAGVKDTEYLIRAMKVFFSSSFAEKGNSFLI; encoded by the coding sequence ATGGACAGTAATGACCTGATTTCATTTTTGGGCAGCAGCCCGGACTGCTACCATACGGTTCAAAGCGTCAAAGAGATTCTGGATGGAAACGGCTATGTTGAGCTTGCGGAGAGCGAGCCGTGGCAGCTGGAAGACGGTGGACGGTATTATGTGGTCCGCAACCAGGCGAGCATCATTGCCTTTCGCTATCATTCCGGCTTCCGCGGCTTCATGATTGCGGCGAGCCACAGTGATTCGCCGGCGCTGAAGATCAAAGAAAATCCGGAAATTTCAGCGGACGGTTATACAAAACTCAATGTAGAGAAGTATGGCGGCGCCATTCTTTCCGGCTGGCTGGATCGGCCGCTGTCTGTTTCCGGACGCATTCTGGTCAAAGAGAACGGAAGGATCGTTTCCAGGCTGGTGCAGCTGGATGAGGATCTTTTGGTCATTCCTTCGCTGGCGATTCATATGAACCGCAATACCAATGATCAGCAGAGCTGGAATGTGCAGCAGGATCTTCTGCCGGTACTGTCTTTGAAGGAGAAGACCGATTTCCTTTCCCTTATTGCGCAGCGGACCGGAACAGACAAGGAAAATATTCTGGGTCATGATCTGTTTCTCTATGTGCATGAAACGGGAAGAGTGATCGGTGCTGAAAAAGATATGATTCTGGCACCGCACCTGGATGATCTGCAGTGCGGATTCGGAAACCTGCATGGCTTCCTGCAGGCAGAAGAAGACGGTAACCATATTCCTGTCCTTGCCATCTTCGACAATGAAGAAACGGGATCTCTCAGTGCCCAGGGCGCTGACAGCACGTTCCTGAAGGATACGCTGGACAATATTTCCGCCGCCGCAGGGTTCAGTGCTTCCGCTGAACGCTGCGCCTTAGCCGGCAGTTTTATGGTGTCGGCCGACAATGCGCATGCGGTACATCCCAATCATCCGGAGAAGGCGGATCCTGTCAACCGGCCGCATATCAATGCCGGCATCGTCATCAAGTACAATGCAAACCAGCATTATACGAGCGACGGAGTGTCGGCGGCAGTGTTCAAGGAACTCTGCAGGCGGGCAGATGTTCCGTATCAGACCTTTACCAACCGCTCGGATATGGCAGGGGGAAGTACGCTCGGCAATCTGAGCAACCGCCACGTATCGCTGCATACAGTCGATATCGGTCTGGCGCAGCTGGCGATGCACTCGTGCATGGAAACTGCGGGAGTAAAGGATACGGAGTATCTGATCCGGGCAATGAAGGTGTTTTTCTCTTCTTCCTTTGCAGAGAAGGGCAACAGTTTTTTGATCTGA
- a CDS encoding substrate-binding domain-containing protein, producing MNSKKTFSILTVAAMSAALLAGCGGSSSSAATAAASSGSDSGTTAAEATGNAAKPLVWFNRQPSNSSTGELDMTALNWNKDTYYVGFNANQGAELQGKMVADYLTSHGAELDRNGDGIIGYVLAIGDIGHNDSIARTRGVRNALGTAVEDANGVNAQPVGTNVDGSSTNVQDGSIDIDGKTYVVRELASQEMKNSAGATWDAATAGNAIGTWASSFGDQIDVVVSNNDGMGMAMFNAWSKENSVPTFGYDANSDAVAAIADGYAGTISQHADVQAYLTLRVLRNCLDGVDVNTGISIADDAGNVLTEGTDYEYNADERSFYALNLAVTADNYQDFLDSTVTYKPVSNQLDATKSPTKKVWLDIYNSADNFLSSTYQPLLQKYDDLLNLDVEYIGGDGQTESNITNRLGNPDQYDAFAINMVKTDNAASYTSLLQ from the coding sequence GTGAATTCAAAGAAGACTTTCAGCATTCTCACGGTTGCTGCAATGTCTGCGGCTCTTCTCGCAGGCTGCGGCGGCTCAAGCTCTTCGGCAGCAACGGCAGCAGCATCCTCAGGCAGCGACAGCGGCACGACGGCTGCAGAAGCTACCGGAAACGCTGCGAAACCGCTCGTCTGGTTCAACCGTCAGCCGTCCAACAGCTCGACCGGTGAACTTGACATGACTGCTCTCAACTGGAACAAGGATACCTACTACGTAGGATTCAATGCAAACCAGGGTGCTGAGCTGCAGGGTAAGATGGTCGCTGACTATCTGACTTCGCATGGCGCTGAACTGGATCGTAACGGCGATGGTATCATCGGTTACGTTCTGGCAATCGGTGATATCGGACACAATGACTCGATCGCTCGTACGCGCGGCGTCCGTAACGCTCTTGGCACGGCAGTTGAAGACGCTAACGGCGTCAATGCGCAGCCGGTAGGAACCAACGTTGACGGATCCTCGACAAACGTTCAGGACGGTTCCATCGATATCGATGGCAAGACCTATGTTGTTCGTGAACTTGCTTCGCAGGAAATGAAGAACTCCGCAGGTGCTACGTGGGATGCGGCTACGGCCGGCAACGCGATCGGCACATGGGCTTCTTCGTTCGGCGATCAGATCGATGTCGTTGTTTCCAACAACGATGGTATGGGCATGGCAATGTTCAATGCATGGTCCAAGGAAAACAGCGTTCCGACATTCGGCTACGATGCAAACTCTGACGCGGTTGCGGCAATCGCTGACGGCTATGCAGGAACCATTTCGCAGCATGCTGATGTTCAGGCTTATCTGACGCTCCGTGTTCTGCGCAACTGCCTTGATGGCGTTGATGTCAACACGGGTATCTCCATCGCTGATGATGCCGGCAACGTTCTGACGGAAGGCACCGACTATGAGTACAATGCAGACGAGCGTTCGTTCTATGCTCTGAACCTTGCAGTTACGGCTGACAACTATCAGGACTTCCTGGATTCGACCGTTACCTACAAGCCTGTCAGCAACCAGCTCGATGCGACGAAGTCGCCGACCAAGAAGGTATGGCTTGACATCTACAACTCCGCTGATAACTTCCTGAGCTCCACCTATCAGCCGCTGCTGCAGAAGTATGATGATCTGCTGAACCTCGATGTTGAATACATCGGCGGCGATGGCCAGACAGAGTCCAACATCACGAACCGTCTCGGCAACCCGGATCAGTATGATGCATTCGCCATCAACATGGTCAAGACGGACAACGCTGCTTCCTATACTTCGCTGCTTCAGTAA
- a CDS encoding sugar ABC transporter ATP-binding protein: MAEESKDNILEIRGMCKSFGRNRVLDHINLDVKRGTIMGLMGENGAGKSTMMKCLFGVYQKDEGTIILDGKEVNFAGPKDALENGIAMVHQELNQALDRTVVDNLFLGRYPTDRFGIVDEARMKREAAELFRSLDLTVNLNAPMRTMSVSARQMCEIAKAISYHSKLIVLDEPTSSLTEPEVRKLFSMMRRLRDRGISLIYISHKMDEVFEICDEVSVLRDGKMVMTKNIKDTDMNELIAAMVGRSLDHRFPPVDNTPKETILSVQHLFTKYKPWLKDITFDVREGEIFGLYGLVGAGRTELLETIFGVRTRASGRVYYNGKLCNFNSPKEAMDHGFALITEERKANGLFMKGDLTFNTTIANLNQYKHGPVVLSDPTMKKATSREIRTMHTKCLGPDDMIASLSGGNQQKVIFGKWLEREPDVFMMDEPTRGIDVGAKYEIYELIVQMAKQGKTIIVVSSEMPEILGITNRIGVMSNGHLAGIVNTKETNQEELLRLSAMYL; the protein is encoded by the coding sequence ATGGCTGAAGAATCAAAAGACAATATTTTGGAAATCCGTGGCATGTGCAAAAGCTTCGGACGCAACCGCGTTCTCGATCACATCAATCTCGATGTGAAACGCGGAACCATCATGGGACTGATGGGAGAGAACGGCGCCGGAAAGTCCACGATGATGAAATGTCTCTTCGGTGTGTACCAGAAAGATGAAGGAACCATTATTCTGGACGGGAAGGAAGTTAACTTCGCCGGACCGAAGGATGCGCTGGAAAACGGCATCGCCATGGTACATCAGGAGCTGAACCAGGCCCTGGACCGCACCGTTGTCGATAACCTGTTCCTGGGACGCTATCCAACGGATCGTTTCGGCATCGTTGATGAGGCACGCATGAAGAGAGAGGCGGCGGAACTGTTCCGCAGCCTGGATCTGACGGTCAATCTGAATGCGCCGATGCGCACAATGTCTGTCTCGGCACGGCAGATGTGTGAAATTGCCAAGGCAATTTCCTACCATTCCAAACTTATCGTTCTGGATGAGCCGACGTCATCGTTGACGGAGCCGGAGGTGCGCAAGCTCTTCAGCATGATGCGCCGACTGCGTGACCGCGGCATCTCGCTGATTTATATTTCGCACAAGATGGATGAGGTATTTGAAATCTGCGACGAAGTATCGGTGCTGCGTGATGGCAAAATGGTCATGACCAAGAACATCAAGGATACCGACATGAACGAACTGATCGCAGCCATGGTCGGACGTTCTCTGGATCATCGTTTCCCGCCGGTCGACAATACGCCAAAGGAAACGATTCTCTCGGTCCAGCATCTGTTCACCAAGTACAAGCCGTGGCTCAAGGACATTACGTTCGACGTCCGTGAAGGAGAAATCTTCGGTCTCTATGGACTGGTTGGAGCCGGCCGTACGGAGCTGCTGGAAACCATCTTCGGTGTTCGCACCAGAGCCAGCGGCCGCGTCTATTACAATGGAAAGCTCTGCAACTTCAACAGCCCCAAGGAAGCGATGGATCATGGCTTCGCCCTCATCACGGAGGAGCGCAAGGCAAACGGTCTCTTCATGAAAGGGGATCTTACCTTCAATACGACGATTGCCAATCTGAATCAGTACAAGCACGGTCCCGTCGTCCTTTCGGATCCGACCATGAAGAAGGCGACATCGCGCGAAATCCGTACGATGCATACGAAGTGCCTTGGACCGGATGACATGATTGCCAGCCTCTCGGGCGGCAACCAGCAGAAGGTCATCTTCGGCAAATGGCTGGAGCGGGAACCTGACGTCTTCATGATGGATGAGCCGACCCGCGGCATCGACGTTGGCGCCAAGTATGAGATCTATGAACTGATCGTACAGATGGCAAAGCAGGGGAAGACGATCATCGTTGTCTCCTCCGAGATGCCTGAGATTCTCGGCATCACCAATCGCATCGGCGTCATGTCCAACGGACATCTTGCCGGTATCGTCAATACGAAGGAAACAAATCAGGAAGAACTTCTGCGCCTCAGCGCAATGTATCTGTAA
- a CDS encoding ABC transporter permease subunit has protein sequence MEDNNKILTDQQEEELRAPIAEKIGAIQKQIDDLRKDGSLKIQTLSNRLAAVRSSRTLANDDRKKQIADLESQLAAAKEVEKNNSAKVNALIKEAEDYLKQNYESQYLSKVKASCDVANSQAEAKYNAKLAELKAEYEKTIAGITDQKELKDEKYVYKNKQFDAKLTYDNELQAIKDRRHEAFTYQYHLIDNLRMSKFTVGERFDQWRENYKYTFNRKQFFLKNGLYIVIVLIFIMLAIITPILKNTQLFTLTNILNILQQASPRMFLALGVAGLIVLTGTDLSVGRMVGMGMVTATIIMHNGVNTGAVFGHIFDFTSIVPAGRAWLALLVCVILTTIFATIAGFFFARFKMHPFISTMSNMLIIFGLVTYATKGVSFGAIDPSIPQMFIPKINGFPTIILWSLGAIFVIWFIWNKTTFGKNLFAVGGNPEAASVSGISVFKTILSAFMLAGVMYGIGAWLECMRMVGSGSAAYGQGWDMDAIAACVVGGVSFTGGIGKISGVVVGVLIFTSLTYSLTILGIDTNLQFVFEGIIILAAVTLDCLKYVQKK, from the coding sequence ATGGAAGACAATAACAAGATTCTGACCGATCAGCAGGAAGAGGAGCTCAGAGCCCCGATTGCCGAAAAGATCGGAGCAATTCAGAAACAGATCGATGATCTGCGCAAAGACGGCAGCCTGAAGATTCAGACCCTGAGCAACCGTCTCGCTGCCGTTCGCAGCAGCCGTACACTTGCCAATGATGACCGGAAGAAACAGATTGCGGATCTTGAGTCACAGCTCGCCGCAGCCAAAGAGGTTGAAAAGAACAACAGCGCCAAGGTCAATGCCCTGATCAAGGAAGCAGAAGACTATCTGAAGCAGAACTATGAAAGCCAGTATCTGAGTAAGGTCAAGGCCAGCTGTGATGTGGCAAATAGTCAGGCGGAAGCCAAGTACAATGCCAAGCTCGCTGAACTGAAGGCCGAATATGAAAAGACCATTGCCGGCATCACGGATCAGAAGGAATTGAAGGACGAAAAATACGTCTACAAGAACAAGCAGTTCGATGCCAAGCTGACGTATGACAATGAGCTGCAGGCCATCAAGGACCGCCGTCATGAGGCGTTCACGTATCAGTACCATCTGATCGATAATCTCCGGATGTCGAAGTTCACTGTCGGGGAGCGCTTCGATCAGTGGCGTGAAAACTACAAGTACACGTTCAACCGCAAGCAGTTCTTCCTGAAGAACGGTCTCTATATCGTCATTGTGCTGATCTTCATCATGCTGGCGATCATTACGCCGATTCTCAAGAATACGCAGCTGTTTACGCTGACAAACATCCTGAACATTCTGCAGCAGGCTTCGCCGCGTATGTTCCTGGCGCTTGGCGTTGCGGGACTGATCGTGCTGACCGGTACCGATCTCTCGGTTGGTCGAATGGTCGGTATGGGCATGGTTACGGCAACGATCATCATGCACAACGGTGTCAATACTGGTGCCGTCTTCGGACACATCTTCGACTTCACCTCGATCGTTCCGGCGGGACGGGCATGGCTCGCATTGCTTGTCTGTGTCATTCTGACGACGATCTTTGCGACGATTGCGGGATTCTTCTTTGCCCGCTTCAAGATGCATCCGTTCATTTCTACCATGAGCAACATGCTGATCATCTTCGGCCTTGTTACCTATGCAACGAAGGGTGTGTCGTTCGGTGCGATTGATCCGTCGATTCCGCAGATGTTCATTCCGAAGATCAACGGGTTCCCGACGATTATTCTCTGGTCTCTTGGCGCAATCTTTGTTATCTGGTTCATCTGGAACAAGACGACATTCGGCAAGAATCTGTTCGCTGTCGGCGGCAACCCTGAAGCTGCTTCCGTATCCGGTATTTCGGTATTCAAGACAATTCTGAGCGCCTTCATGCTGGCAGGTGTCATGTACGGTATCGGCGCATGGCTCGAGTGCATGCGAATGGTCGGCTCCGGTTCAGCTGCCTATGGTCAGGGCTGGGATATGGATGCGATCGCTGCCTGCGTTGTCGGCGGTGTCTCCTTCACCGGCGGTATCGGTAAGATTTCCGGCGTTGTTGTCGGTGTCCTGATCTTTACGTCGCTGACGTATTCGCTGACGATTCTCGGCATTGATACGAACCTGCAGTTCGTCTTTGAAGGCATCATCATTCTTGCGGCTGTCACCCTCGACTGCCTCAAGTATGTACAGAAGAAGTAA
- a CDS encoding ISL3 family transposase yields MSEQSDKQAILEFFNLDTGSVENVIFHNDNGSASVHVLLRPDHPPCPDCGCTLPRVKDYIDKKISHGVFTDRECTIFYHARRYICPVCHRTYYENNPFCFRKQHISALTVENILNDLKIQTETFASVAKRYHISPTTAASVFDAHVKEARRPLPTLMCWDENYAFYHPGENSKYVFVILDFESQEPVDILPSRRKDYLLSYFLKIPVEERKRVKMIATDMYSEYRAIIRQLFPKAYHSVDHYHVSQELSRKADSVRIRVMKQTPKYIEGTKTQTNEYYLLKTFNWMIFKRLDARDKDGKKLFDPGHPRKMNRKLNRFLNYYEIKAMIEAVHPDLKKAWDLKDDVVDFYDNCTYDTAPQELNKLIQSFAASGIPEMKEFSRTLISWREEIINSFIVVKQRHTVDKDTGQVVVSDIKLNNGLMENRNSIIKTIKKAANGYTNWDRFRNRCLYVLRKSSKPMLNPVIPPKKVKQ; encoded by the coding sequence ATGTCCGAACAATCTGATAAACAGGCCATTCTTGAATTCTTTAACCTCGATACAGGCAGTGTGGAGAATGTCATCTTCCATAATGACAATGGCAGTGCGTCTGTCCATGTTTTACTGCGGCCGGATCATCCGCCTTGTCCCGATTGCGGCTGTACCCTGCCAAGGGTTAAGGACTACATTGACAAGAAGATAAGCCACGGCGTCTTTACTGATCGTGAGTGCACCATCTTCTATCATGCCCGCAGGTACATCTGTCCTGTCTGTCATCGAACGTACTATGAGAACAATCCATTCTGTTTCAGGAAGCAGCACATCTCCGCCCTCACGGTTGAAAACATTCTGAACGATTTGAAGATTCAGACCGAGACCTTCGCTTCCGTCGCTAAGCGGTATCACATCTCTCCCACAACCGCTGCCTCCGTCTTCGATGCCCACGTAAAGGAGGCGCGAAGACCTCTGCCCACATTGATGTGCTGGGATGAGAACTACGCATTTTATCATCCGGGAGAGAACTCAAAATATGTGTTCGTTATTCTCGACTTTGAGTCACAGGAGCCGGTGGATATCCTGCCAAGCAGAAGAAAAGATTATCTGCTCAGCTACTTTCTCAAAATCCCAGTGGAAGAGCGAAAGCGCGTCAAAATGATTGCCACGGACATGTATAGTGAATACCGCGCCATCATACGTCAGCTGTTCCCTAAGGCCTATCATTCCGTTGACCATTATCATGTCAGCCAGGAGCTCTCCAGAAAGGCTGACAGCGTCCGGATCAGAGTAATGAAGCAGACTCCAAAATATATTGAAGGCACAAAAACACAAACCAACGAGTATTATCTGCTGAAGACATTCAACTGGATGATATTCAAGCGGCTGGACGCCAGAGACAAAGATGGTAAAAAGCTGTTCGATCCCGGCCATCCAAGGAAAATGAACCGCAAGCTGAACCGGTTCCTCAATTATTACGAAATTAAAGCCATGATCGAAGCCGTTCATCCCGATTTGAAAAAGGCATGGGACCTCAAGGATGACGTTGTGGACTTCTATGACAACTGCACTTACGATACTGCTCCCCAGGAGCTGAACAAACTGATTCAGTCCTTCGCAGCCAGTGGTATTCCGGAAATGAAAGAGTTCTCCCGCACCCTGATCAGCTGGAGAGAGGAGATTATCAACTCCTTCATTGTCGTAAAGCAGCGTCATACAGTCGATAAGGACACAGGCCAGGTGGTAGTGTCCGACATAAAACTGAATAACGGATTGATGGAGAACCGGAACTCAATCATCAAGACGATCAAGAAAGCAGCCAACGGATATACCAACTGGGACAGGTTCCGCAACCGCTGCCTCTATGTGCTCAGAAAGAGCTCCAAGCCAATGTTGAATCCTGTCATTCCGCCAAAGAAGGTTAAGCAATGA
- a CDS encoding DUF6431 domain-containing protein, with amino-acid sequence MKCSEPVLDPETGLPMRFCGTARRCVKTPKGSYWIWIPVAVSSNGRHHRVLPDFLVPYKHYSVQTIESALDNDLDLDRYSLPSDSSVYRWNKWLDKLIVQLRIFLKLVDPPDSLLQQLRVLFRRDVRRAPEYDSSSGWVAGINLCLNRPNDFDLGLS; translated from the coding sequence ATGAAATGCAGCGAACCTGTTTTGGATCCTGAAACAGGCCTGCCAATGAGATTCTGCGGAACTGCCAGAAGGTGCGTTAAAACGCCAAAAGGTTCTTACTGGATCTGGATTCCTGTCGCCGTCTCTTCCAACGGAAGACATCACCGTGTTCTCCCTGATTTCCTTGTCCCTTACAAGCACTACTCGGTGCAGACCATCGAATCGGCTCTGGACAATGATCTGGATCTTGATCGTTATTCGCTTCCTTCCGATTCTTCCGTTTACCGTTGGAACAAATGGCTCGATAAGCTCATTGTGCAGCTCCGGATTTTCCTGAAGCTGGTTGATCCGCCTGATTCGCTGCTTCAACAGCTTCGTGTTCTATTCCGGCGTGATGTCCGCCGGGCTCCAGAATATGATTCTTCCAGTGGCTGGGTGGCCGGAATCAATCTCTGCCTGAATAGGCCAAATGACTTTGACTTGGGCCTTTCCTGA